From Deltaproteobacteria bacterium, a single genomic window includes:
- a CDS encoding GFA family protein — MEQHCEGGCQCGAVAYEVDVDVDECMTCNCSRCKPLGAILAFAPRSQFKLLKGEDNLTEYRFNKKSIAHLFCKTCGIQSFAYGAMPDGSEIVAINLNTLHGLDPKSLNPKHVDGRSM; from the coding sequence ATGGAACAACACTGCGAAGGTGGGTGCCAGTGCGGTGCCGTCGCTTATGAGGTCGACGTCGATGTTGATGAGTGCATGACGTGTAATTGCTCGCGCTGTAAGCCCCTTGGCGCCATTCTGGCGTTCGCGCCGCGTTCGCAATTCAAGCTCTTGAAAGGTGAAGACAACCTCACAGAGTATCGATTCAACAAGAAATCGATCGCACATCTATTCTGCAAAACGTGTGGGATACAGAGTTTCGCTTACGGAGCCATGCCGGATGGTTCGGAGATTGTGGCGATCAATCTCAATACGCTACACGGCCTGGACCCCAAATCTCTGAACCCGAAGCATGTCGACGGACGGTCGATGTAG